The Astatotilapia calliptera chromosome 17, fAstCal1.2, whole genome shotgun sequence genome has a segment encoding these proteins:
- the fgf23 gene encoding fibroblast growth factor 23, with protein MEVNRRMGMRDTVLALFLAVLQGFPLGDTVPNPSPLVGSTWGNPRRYVHLQTSTDLNNFYLEIRLDGSVRKTTSRSTYSVILLKSEARDRIAILGVKSSRYLCMDLEGNPFSSPVCLRDDCLFNHKLLENNRDVYYSSRTGILFNLEGSRQVYSAGQNLPQTSLFLPRKNTVPLERLLLHREKRNRGQTEEGSDSQAVPEELEEREVEIETEIETEVGDDGRNVSREKLAAPSSQDPWNVHFSNPASPRSAGTVG; from the exons ATGGAGGTCAACAGGCGAATGGGGATGAGAGACACCGTGCTGGCGCTCTTTCTCGCTGTCTTGCAGGGATTTCCTCTCGGGGATACGGTCCCGAACCCATCACCTCTGGTTGGATCCACCTGGGGGAACCCAAGGAGATACGTCCACCTGCAGACATCCACAGACCTCAATAACTTCTACTTGGAGATCAGATTAGATGGGAGTGTGCGCAAAACTACGTCCAGGAGCACCTATA GTGTGATTCTACTGAAATCTGAAGCAAGAGATCGTATCGCCATCCTCGGCGTCAAAAGCAGCCGTTACCTGTGCATGGACCTGGAGGGCAACCCGTTCAGCTCT CCTGTCTGCCTTCGGGATGACTGTCTGTTCAACCACAAGCTCCTGGAGAACAACCGGGACGTGTACTACTCCAGCCGGACCGGCATCTTGTTCAACCTGGAGGGCTCCCGACAGGTGTATTCGGCGGGTCAGAACCTGCCGCAGACCTCCCTCTTCTTGCCCAGGAAAAACACCGTACCACTGGAGCGCCTCCTGCTGCACAGGGAGAAGAGAAACCGAGGGCAGACAGAAGAGGGTTCGGACTCCCAGGCCGTGCCCGAGGAGCTGGAGGAAAGGGAGGTGGAAATTGAGACGGAAATAGAAACAGAGGTCGGGGATGACGGACGCAACGTGTCCCGGGAGAAACTCGCGGCTCCATCCAGCCAAGACCCCTGGAACGTGCACTTCTCCAACCCGGCCAGCCCCCGGAGCGCCGGGACAGTTGGCTGA